The following coding sequences lie in one Lolium perenne isolate Kyuss_39 chromosome 2, Kyuss_2.0, whole genome shotgun sequence genomic window:
- the LOC127336913 gene encoding pentatricopeptide repeat-containing protein At2g41720, protein MSSAPPPPAPPSRSSNPEAPPRVVRPPPRRPPRAPGPPPWAERRPSVSVDYDRGRRTARVEVDGVGADALPSRHRLRLEGSRWQRDWKVSQVAARVLALPPADAHAVDAVLNCWAGRFARRNFPLLIREITFTGSLQHAVHVFRWMKNQENYCARNDIYGMMIRLHARHNLVDQARGLFFEMQEWRCTPDADIFNSLIHVHARAGQWRWAINIMDDMLRAAIPPSRTTYNNVINACGAAGNWKKSLELCKKMTRNGVGPDLITHNIVLSALKNGFQYSKAIAYFEMMKGANITPDTFTLNIVIHCLVKVGQYGEAIEILNSMRDKRTQCPPDVVTYTSIMHSYYVCGQVDNCKAVFDMMIAEGVKPNTVSYNALLGAYASHGMHTEALRVFKLLKQNGLRPDVVSYTTLLNAYGRSGQPEKAREVFNEMRKNSCKPNKISYNALIDAYGSAGMLKEGISLLHEMEKDGIPPDVVSVSTLLTACGRCRQITKIGTVLEAAKCRGIELNIVAYNSGIGSYLSFGDYEKALGLYASMMASNVNPDSVTYNILISGLCKLGKYAESLKFFEDMVDLRIPLTKEVYSSLICSYVKQGKLTEAESTFSSMKESGCFPDVLTYTAMIQAYSDDGSWRSAWDLFKEMEGNAIQPDAIICSALMEALNNGSQHERVLQLMEFMKEKSIPLNQKAYFEIIASCSMLGDWETASEIVEYLDSSLSSISVGTLNHLLNFLGKCGKTESMMKLFYKMVNSCSVLGLSTYMVLLRNLLAVGKWRKYIEVLQWMEDAGVRPTLYMYQSVLPYMWRDNSMDYVTLMQEKINALREKIT, encoded by the exons ATGTCCTCGGCTCCCCCTCCTCCGGCACCACCTTCGCGGTCGTCTAACCCGGAGGCGCCTCCGCGTGTCGTCCGCCCGCCGCCGAGGCGTCCCCCGAGGGCGCCCGGACCGCCGCCGTGGGCTGAGCGGCGACCCTCTGTTTCCGTCGACTACGACCGCGGCCGCCGCACCGCCCGGGTCGAGGTGGACGGCGTCGGCGCCGACGCGCTTCCCTCGCGGCACCGCCTACGCTTGGAGGGGAGCCGGTGGCAACGGGACTGGAAAGTGTCCCAAGTTGCCGCGCGCGTGCTCGCGCTCCCGCCAGCCGACGCCCATGCCGTCGACGCCGTGCTCAACTGCTGGGCCGGGCGCTTCGCGCGCCGTAACTTCCCGCTCCTTATTCGT GAAATCACATTTACCGGGTCCTTGCAACATGCTGTACATGTGTTCCGCTGGATGAAAAATCAGGAGAATTACTGTGCTCGTAATGACATTTACGGTATGATGATACGATTACATGCCAGACACAATCTGGTTGATCAAGCACGTGGCCTCTTTTTTGAGATGCAAGAATGGCG GTGCACTCCAGATGCTGACATATTCAACTCTCTAATCCATGTGCATGCTCGGGCTGGTCAATGGCGCTGGGCCATCAACATTATGGATGATATGCTTCGTGCTGCT ATACCTCCTAGCCGGACTACGTATAATAATGTGATAAATGCATGTGGTGCTGCTGGTAACTGGAAAAAATCTTTGGAACTTTGTAAGAAGATGACAAGAAATGGTGTGGGGCCAGACTTGATTACGCACAATATTGTACTATCTGCTTTGAAGAATGGATTTCAGTATTCAAAAGCCATAGCTTACTTTGAGATGATGAAAGGAGCAAATATCACCCCAGATACTTTCACATTGAATATTGTCATCCACTGCCTCGTGAAAGTTGGACAGTATGGGGAAGCTATTGAAATATTAAACTCGATGAGGGATAAAAGAACACAGTGTCCTCCAGATGTTGTTACATACACTAGCATAATGCATTCTTATTATGTTTGTGGGCAAGTGGACAATTGCAAGGCAGTCTTTGATATGATGATTGCTGAAGGAGTTAAACCCAATACTGTGTCATATAATGCACTTTTGGGTGCTTACGCCTCACATGGAATGCATACTGAGGCCCTGAGAGTGTTCAAGCTACTGAAACAAAATGGTTTACGACCTGATGTAGTTTCCTATACCACTTTACTGAATGCCTATGGTAGGTCTGGACAGCCTGAGAAGGCTAGGGAGGTCTTTAATGAGATGAGGAAGAACTCATGCAAGCCAAATAAAATTAGTTACAATGCACTTATTGATGCTTATGGATCGGCTGGGATGTTGAAGGAGGGCATTAGTTTGCTGCATGAAATGGAGAAGGATGGCATTCCACCAGATGTTGTTTCAGTAAGTACTCTGTTGACTGCCTGCGGCCGCTGCAGGCAAATAACAAAAATTGGCACAGTTCTTGAAGCAGCGAAATGTCGAGGCATTGAACTTAATATAGTTGCTTACAACTCAGGCATTGGAAGCTATTTAAGTTTTGGAGATTACGAGAAAGCTTTGGGGTTGTACGCATCAATGATGGCCAGCAATGTCAATCCAGATAGTGTAACTTACAATATACTCATCAGTGGATTGTGTAAATTGGGAAAATATGCAGAATCTCTTAAATTTTTTGAAGACATGGTTGACTTGAGAATTCCATTAACCAAGGAGGTCTACTCGTCCTTGATTTGTTCATATGTCAAACAG GGCAAACTAACTGAAGCAGAATCAACTTTTAGCTCAATGAAAGAATCCGGCTGCTTCCCTGATGTTTTGACATATACTGCAATGATTCAAGCCTATAGTGATGATG GGAGTTGGAGGAGTGCGTGGGACCTATTCAAAGAGATGGAAGGAAATGCTATACAGCCAGATGCCATTATATGCTCAGCCCTCATGGAAGCATTGAATAATGGAAGCCAACATGAAAGGGTCCTTCAGTTGATGGAATTCATGAAGGAAAAAAGCATCCCATTAAACCAAAAGGCTTATTTTGAGATAATAGCTTCATGCAGCAT GCTAGGAGATTGGGAAACAGCAAGTGAAATAGTTGAATATTTGGATTCGTCACTCTCATCCATTTCCGTTGGGACACTAAACCATCTCCTAAATTTTCTTGGAAAATGTGGGAAGACAGAGAGCATGATGAAG CTGTTCTACAAGATGGTGAATTCTTGCTCTGTTCTGGGTCTTTCTACTTATATGGTTCTGCTGAGAAATCTATTAGCTGTTGGGAAATGGAGAAAGTACATTGAG GTTTTACAATGGATGGAGGACGCTGGGGTCAGGCCAACACTATACATGTATCAAAGTGTTCTTCCATATATGTGGAGGGACAATAGTATGGATTACGTCACTCTTATGCAAGAAAAAATAA
- the LOC127336911 gene encoding ubiquitin C-terminal hydrolase 22 isoform X2, with product MTHTTHLPPPPPSRHHHPTSLRHPAPPAAAVPTAPAATPPPAPPSPMTSPSAPPPCPHLAAHRLTSRPLRFLRRCLRVRPLGRPEIRRDAREVPRCSPCASTSPPPSRLYACLSCASVFCPSHAASHAASPGHQIAVDVDRAELFCAACGDQVYDPDFDHAVVLAQSTALSPPSTSTPTPAPRKRRRVDYRAWAPDPAESALVTAAADPTTSASTTDPAGLRGLNNLGNTCFMNSVLQALLHAPPLRNYFLGDRHNRFLCPRRTPMRHRATDADAKAACLACDLDEIYSATFSGERTPYSPAKFLYSWWQHATNLASYEQQDAHEFFISILDHIHENIKDDEHKSHEQGYSDIVYTSNAMIGDILSVQFFQIHLLRDNLWLLKFCSTCLSYYS from the exons ATGACCCATACCACCCATCTcccaccgccgccaccgtcccGACACCACCACCCCACCTCACTACGTCACCCCGCGCCGCCTGCTGCCGCTGTCCCCACCGCCCCAGCCGCCACTCCACCGCCGGCCCCTCCCTCTCCGATGACCAGCCCATCCGCGCCGCCGCCCTGCCCTCACCTCGCCGCGCACCGCCTCACCTCGCGCCCGctccgcttcctccgccgctgCCTGCGCGTGCGCCCGCTCGGCCGCCCCGAGATCCGGCGCGACGCGCGCGAGGTGCCCCGCTGCTCCCCCTGCGCGTCCACCTCCCCGCCCCCCTCCCGCCTCTACGCCTGCCTCTCCTGCGCCTCCGTCTTCTGCCCCTCCCACGCCGCCTCCCACGCCGCCTCCCCGGGCCACCAGATCGCGGTCGACGTCGACCGCGCCGAGCTCTTCTGCGCCGCCTGCGGGGACCAGGTCTACGACCCGGACTTCGACCACGCCGTCGTCCTCGCCCAGTCCACCGCGCTCAGCCCCCCATCCACCTCCACCCCCACGCCCGCCCCCCGCAAGCGCCGCCGCGTCGACTACCGCGCGTGGGCGCCAGATCCGGCCGAATCCGCGCTGGTCACCGCGGCCGCCGATCCCACCACTTCCGCGTCCACCACCGATCCAGCGGGCCTGCGCGGGCTAAACAACCTCGGCAACACCTGCTTCATGAACTCCGTGCTCCAGGCGCTCCTCCACGCGCCGCCGCTCCGGAACTACTTCCTCGGCGATCGCCACAACCGATTCCTCTGCCCGCGCCGCACGCCCATGAGGCACCGCGCGACCGATGCGGACGCCAAGGCCGCCTGCCTCGCCTGCGATCTCGACGAGATCTACTCGGCCACCTTCTCTGGGGAGCGTACGCCATACAGCCCCGCCAAGTTCCTCTATAG CTGGTGGCAGCATGCAACAAACCTTGCAAGCTACGAGCAACAGGATGCACATGAATTTTTTATCTCCATCCTTGACCATATTCATGAAAATATAAAGGATGATGAGCACAAATCACATGAACAAG GATATTCAGATATTGTGTATACGTCGAATGCCATGATTGGGGACATCCTTTCTGTTCAGTTCTTCCAGATCCATCTCTTACGAGATAATTTGTGGCTCCTGAAATTTTGTTCTACTTGTTTGTCCTACTATTCTTAG
- the LOC127330816 gene encoding uncharacterized protein yields the protein MHAPLQVDVAGRALAVVERDGAHDPATGRALTGSWLWDSAIVLTSHLASAEPSQLHGATVLELGAGTGLPGIAAVACLGAARCVLTDVQPLLPGLRANAEANGLSAAQADVLELRWGEEDDLVMLDREVPSVDVVLMSDVFYDPEDMPAMADTLRRLWRDGTVCRAASEVRCGVQDCVDVLREEGFDLAEVDRVTRPLLRAPSQNADFAVYRIEFRRSREG from the coding sequence ATGCATGCGCCGCTGCAGGTAGATGTGGCCGGCCGAGCCCTGGCCGTGGTGGAGCGGGACGGCGCGCATGACCCGGCCACCGGCCGCGCGCTCACCGGCTCCTGGCTCTGGGACTCGGCGATCGTCCTCACCAGCCACCTCGCCTCGGCCGAGCCCAGCCAGCTCCACGGCGCCACCGTGCTCGAGCTCGGTGCAGGCACGGGCCTCCCGGGCATCGCGGCCGTCGCTTGCCTTGGCGCCGCGCGCTGCGTGCTCACGGACGTGCAGCCTCTCCTGCCGGGCCTTAGAGCCAACGCCGAGGCGAACGGGCTCTCCGCCGCGCAGGCCGACGTGCTGGAGCTGCGCTGGGGGGAGGAGGATGACCTGGTAATGCTCGATCGTGAGGTCCCATCCGTGGACGTGGTGCTCATGTCGGACGTCTTCTACGACCCGGAGGAcatgccggccatggcggacACGCTGCGGCGGCTGTGGCGGGACGGCACGGTGTGTCGGGCGGCGAGCGAAGTGCGGTGCGGCGTGCAGGACTGCGTGGACGTGCTGCGGGAAGAAGGCTTCGACTTGGCCGAGGTCGACAGGGTCACCAGGCCGCTGCTGCGCGCCCCCTCGCAGAACGCCGACTTCGCCGTGTATCGCATCGAATTTCGGCGGTCTCGAGAGGGCTGA
- the LOC127336912 gene encoding uncharacterized vacuolar membrane protein YML018C, which translates to MGSSLKYRAGLVLIGAVVLIWVTSAEVTQEIFADYKQPFAITYLGASLMVIYIPLAFLKDFIYKLLRRHSGSSRASKVASKSSFGGSAPLKSGEFEKMLEMEPQKTVVIDFTDVDLPVLEEAKPLICGIGEFGDDVLKEQQLSTKEIAIYGLYLCPIWFVTEYLSNAALARTSVASTTVLSSTSGLFTLFISVLLGQDSINAAKVIAVFVSMAGVAMTTMGQTWATDESEVSNAGATQRTLLGDMFGLLSAVSYGLFTVLLKKFAGGEGSEKVDVQKLFGFLGLFTLFLLWWLVWPLTALGIEPKFTMPHSAKVDEVVLANGLIGSVLSDYFWALSVVWTNPLVATLGMSLTIPLAMVADMVIHGRHYSAVYIIGSLQVFSGFVIANLADRFSRFLGL; encoded by the exons ATGGGTTCCAGCCTGAAGTACCGCGCCGGGCTCGTCCTCATCGGCGCCGTCGTGCTCATATGGGTCACCTCCGCCGAGGTCACGCAG GAGATATTCGCTGACTACAAGCAACCATTCGCGATCACTTACTTGGGGGCCTCCCTTATGGTCATTTACATCCCCTTGGCGTTTCTGAAGGATTTCATATACAAATTGTTGAGAAGGCATTCGGGAAGCAGCAGAGCGTCAAAGGTCGCGAGCAAATCTTCCTTTGGCGGCAGCGCTCCTCTGAAGAGTGGTGAATTCGAGAAGATGCTGGAAATGGAACCGCAGAAAACCGTGGTGATAGATTTTACTGATGTGGATCTCCCTGTGCTAGAAGAGGCGaagccacttatttgtggaatcggtgagtttggtgatgaTGTTCTGAAGGAGCAACAGCTTTCCACCAAGGAGATTGCAATTTACGGATTGTATCTATGCCCCATTTGGTTTGTCACAGAG TATTTATCAAATGCAGCCCTTGCAAGAACAAGTGTTGCCAGTACTACTGTACTATCTTCAACTTCGGGACTCTTCACACTTTTCATTAGTGTGCTCCTTGGCCAAGATTCCATTAATGCTGCCAAAGTTATTGCTGTTTTTGTTAGCATGGCTGGTGTAGCAATGACAACTATGGGCCAGACTTGGGCAACTGATGAATCTGAAGTAAGCAATGCAGG GGCCACACAGAGGACTCTTCTAGgtgatatgtttggtcttctgtcaGCTGTGTCATATGGTCTCTTCACTG TGCTTCTCAAAAAGTTTGCTGGAGGGGAAGGATCAGAAAAGGTTGATGTCCAAAAACTGTTTGGCTTTCTCGGACTTTTCACTCTTTTTCTTCTCTGGTGGCTTG TCTGGCCATTAACTGCACTAGGCATTGAGCCAAAGTTTACAATGCCCCACTCAGCTAAAGTGGATGAAGTTGTTCTGGCAAATGGCCTTATTGGGAGTGTGCTATCAGACTATTTCTG GGCTCTATCTGTTGTTTGGACTAATCCCCTGGTGGCCACCTTAGGCATGTCACTCACAATTCCACTAGCCATGGTTGCTGACATGGTCATCCATGGTCGACATTATTCAGCAGTCTACATTATTGGTTCTCTACAG GTATTCTCTGGCTTTGTCATTGCCAATCTTGCCGATCGCTTTTCACGTTTTCTGGGTCTATAG
- the LOC127336911 gene encoding ubiquitin C-terminal hydrolase 22 isoform X1, whose protein sequence is MTHTTHLPPPPPSRHHHPTSLRHPAPPAAAVPTAPAATPPPAPPSPMTSPSAPPPCPHLAAHRLTSRPLRFLRRCLRVRPLGRPEIRRDAREVPRCSPCASTSPPPSRLYACLSCASVFCPSHAASHAASPGHQIAVDVDRAELFCAACGDQVYDPDFDHAVVLAQSTALSPPSTSTPTPAPRKRRRVDYRAWAPDPAESALVTAAADPTTSASTTDPAGLRGLNNLGNTCFMNSVLQALLHAPPLRNYFLGDRHNRFLCPRRTPMRHRATDADAKAACLACDLDEIYSATFSGERTPYSPAKFLYSWWQHATNLASYEQQDAHEFFISILDHIHENIKDDEHKSHEQGHGDCCIAHRVFSGILRSDVICTNCGFSSTTFEPCMDFSLDLDAGCNGSRGVANPKARNGERNLVGMNPKVSSTLMRCLERFTRAERLDADQKFFCERCKERQESLKQMSIRRLPLVSCFHIKRFEHSTVKKMSRKVDHSLQFPFSLDMAPYLSSSILRSRYGNRIFPSESIDSEAVSELSSEFEIFAVITHSGKLDAGHYVTYLRLNNQWYRCDDAWVTRVDEHTVRTSQAYMLFYVQKTLYYKACEKPAAV, encoded by the exons ATGACCCATACCACCCATCTcccaccgccgccaccgtcccGACACCACCACCCCACCTCACTACGTCACCCCGCGCCGCCTGCTGCCGCTGTCCCCACCGCCCCAGCCGCCACTCCACCGCCGGCCCCTCCCTCTCCGATGACCAGCCCATCCGCGCCGCCGCCCTGCCCTCACCTCGCCGCGCACCGCCTCACCTCGCGCCCGctccgcttcctccgccgctgCCTGCGCGTGCGCCCGCTCGGCCGCCCCGAGATCCGGCGCGACGCGCGCGAGGTGCCCCGCTGCTCCCCCTGCGCGTCCACCTCCCCGCCCCCCTCCCGCCTCTACGCCTGCCTCTCCTGCGCCTCCGTCTTCTGCCCCTCCCACGCCGCCTCCCACGCCGCCTCCCCGGGCCACCAGATCGCGGTCGACGTCGACCGCGCCGAGCTCTTCTGCGCCGCCTGCGGGGACCAGGTCTACGACCCGGACTTCGACCACGCCGTCGTCCTCGCCCAGTCCACCGCGCTCAGCCCCCCATCCACCTCCACCCCCACGCCCGCCCCCCGCAAGCGCCGCCGCGTCGACTACCGCGCGTGGGCGCCAGATCCGGCCGAATCCGCGCTGGTCACCGCGGCCGCCGATCCCACCACTTCCGCGTCCACCACCGATCCAGCGGGCCTGCGCGGGCTAAACAACCTCGGCAACACCTGCTTCATGAACTCCGTGCTCCAGGCGCTCCTCCACGCGCCGCCGCTCCGGAACTACTTCCTCGGCGATCGCCACAACCGATTCCTCTGCCCGCGCCGCACGCCCATGAGGCACCGCGCGACCGATGCGGACGCCAAGGCCGCCTGCCTCGCCTGCGATCTCGACGAGATCTACTCGGCCACCTTCTCTGGGGAGCGTACGCCATACAGCCCCGCCAAGTTCCTCTATAG CTGGTGGCAGCATGCAACAAACCTTGCAAGCTACGAGCAACAGGATGCACATGAATTTTTTATCTCCATCCTTGACCATATTCATGAAAATATAAAGGATGATGAGCACAAATCACATGAACAAG GCCACGGAGACTGTTGCATTGCACACCGGGTGTTTTCTGGTATCCTGAGATCAGATGTCATCTGCACAAATTGTGGGTTCTCATCCACAACTTTTGAACCTTGCATGGACTTCTCTTTAGACTTGGATGCTGGATGTAACGGTTCTCGTGGTGTTGCAAACCCAAAAGCACGCAATGGAGAGAGGAACTTAGTTGGCATGAATCCCAAGGTATCATCAACACTCATGAGATGTTTGGAGCGGTTTACCAGGGCTGAGAGGCTAGATGCTGACCAGAAGTTCTTCTGTGAACGTTGCAAGGAGAGGCAAGAGTCCCTTAAGCAAATGTCCATTCGGAGGCTTCCACTAGTTTCCTGCTTTCACATCAAGAGATTTGAGCATTCGACAGTTAAGAAGATGTCAAGGAAGGTTGATCACTCTTTGCAGTTCCCTTTTTCTCTTGACATGGCACCTTACCTGTCATCCTCAATTCTCAGAAGCAGATATGGGAACCGCATATTTCCATCAGAATCCATAGATTCAGAAGCAGTTTCGGAATTGTCTTCAGAATTTGAAATATTTGCGGTGATCACTCATAGTGGTAAGCTAGATGCTGGCCACTACGTGACTTATCTCAGGTTAAACAATCAGTGGTACAGATGCGATGATGCATGGGTAACCAGAGTTGACGAGCATACTGTCAGGACTTCCCAAGCATATATGCTCTTCTATGTGCAGAAGACGCTTTACTATAAAGCTTGTGAAAAGCCAGCTGCAGTCTGA